One stretch of Nicotiana tabacum cultivar K326 chromosome 18, ASM71507v2, whole genome shotgun sequence DNA includes these proteins:
- the LOC107817794 gene encoding mitogen-activated protein kinase homolog NTF6: MENETNEKLEIKGVPTHEGKYVEYNVLGNFFEVTSKYIPPIQPVGRGAYGMVCCATNSETKEEVAIKKIGNAFENRIDAKRTLREIKLLSHMDHENIIKIKDIVRPPDREEFNDVYIVYELMDTDLHQIIRSSQALTEDHCQYFLYQLLRGLKYVHSANVLHRDLKPSNLLLNANCDLKICDFGLARTTSEADFMTEYVVTRWYRAPELLLNCTEYTAAIDIWSVGCILMELIKREPLFPGRDYAQQLGLIIALLGSPEDSDLGFLRSDNARKYVKHLPRVPRQPFSQKFPDVSPLALDLAERMLVFDPAKRITVEDALNHPFLISLHEINEEPVCDSPFNFDFEQASLSEDDIKELIWNEALKFDPNTMK; encoded by the exons ATGGAAAACGAAACCAATGAAAAACTGGAAATAAAAGGAGTTCCAACACATGAGGGGAAATATGTAGAGTACAATGTACTAGGTAACTTCTTTGAGGTTACATCAAAGTACATCCCTCCTATTCAACCTGTCGGCCGTGGCGCTTACGGCATGGTCTG TTGTGCTACAAATTCGGAGACGAAGGAGGAGGTAGCAATCAAAAAAATTGGGAATGCATTTGAAAATAGAATTGATGCGAAAAGGACCCTTCGCGAGATCAAACTTCTTTCTCACATGGATCATGAAAAT atcatcaaaataaaagatatagTAAGACCACCAGACAGAGAGGAATTCAATGATGTGTACATTGTGTATGAATTAATGGATACTGATCTGCATCAGATAATACGCTCTTCACAAGCACTGACAGAAGATCACTGCCAA TACTTTCTCTATCAATTATTACGTGGACTCAAGTATGTACATTCAGCTAATGTCCTCCACCGGGATCTGAAACCTAGCAACTTACTACTCAACGCAAACTGTGACCTCAAGATTTGTGATTTTGGGCTCGCTAGAACCACTTCAGAGGCGGATTTTATGACAGAGTATGTTGTCACCCGATGGTATAGGGCACCGGAGTTACTACTCAATTGTACTGAATATACTGCAGCAATTGATATATGGTCAGTTGGTTGCATTCTGATGGAACTCATAAAGAGAGAACCTCTTTTTCCAGGCAGAGACTATGCTCAGCAATTGGGGCTTATCATTGCG CTATTAGGTTCGCCAGAGGATTCTGATCTTGGATTCCTAAGGAGTGATAATGCTAGGAAGTATGTAAAGCATCTCCCTCGAGTTCCAAGACAACCCTTTTCCCAGAAGTTCCCGGATGTGTCCCCTTTAGCTCTTGATCTTGCTGAAAGGATGCTGGTTTTTGATCCAGCTAAACGCATAACTG TTGAGGATGCATTGAATCATCCATTCTTGATAAGTCTCCATGAGATAAACGAGGAACCTGTTTGCGATTCTCCTTTCAACTTTGACTTTGAACAAGCATCTCTAAGCGAGGATGACATAAAGGAGCTCATATGGAACGAGGCTCTAAAGTTTGATCCTAATACAATGAAGTGA
- the LOC107817794 gene encoding mitogen-activated protein kinase homolog NTF6 isoform X1, with translation MDHENIIKIKDIVRPPDREEFNDVYIVYELMDTDLHQIIRSSQALTEDHCQYFLYQLLRGLKYVHSANVLHRDLKPSNLLLNANCDLKICDFGLARTTSEADFMTEYVVTRWYRAPELLLNCTEYTAAIDIWSVGCILMELIKREPLFPGRDYAQQLGLIIALLGSPEDSDLGFLRSDNARKYVKHLPRVPRQPFSQKFPDVSPLALDLAERMLVFDPAKRITVEDALNHPFLISLHEINEEPVCDSPFNFDFEQASLSEDDIKELIWNEALKFDPNTMK, from the exons ATGGATCATGAAAAT atcatcaaaataaaagatatagTAAGACCACCAGACAGAGAGGAATTCAATGATGTGTACATTGTGTATGAATTAATGGATACTGATCTGCATCAGATAATACGCTCTTCACAAGCACTGACAGAAGATCACTGCCAA TACTTTCTCTATCAATTATTACGTGGACTCAAGTATGTACATTCAGCTAATGTCCTCCACCGGGATCTGAAACCTAGCAACTTACTACTCAACGCAAACTGTGACCTCAAGATTTGTGATTTTGGGCTCGCTAGAACCACTTCAGAGGCGGATTTTATGACAGAGTATGTTGTCACCCGATGGTATAGGGCACCGGAGTTACTACTCAATTGTACTGAATATACTGCAGCAATTGATATATGGTCAGTTGGTTGCATTCTGATGGAACTCATAAAGAGAGAACCTCTTTTTCCAGGCAGAGACTATGCTCAGCAATTGGGGCTTATCATTGCG CTATTAGGTTCGCCAGAGGATTCTGATCTTGGATTCCTAAGGAGTGATAATGCTAGGAAGTATGTAAAGCATCTCCCTCGAGTTCCAAGACAACCCTTTTCCCAGAAGTTCCCGGATGTGTCCCCTTTAGCTCTTGATCTTGCTGAAAGGATGCTGGTTTTTGATCCAGCTAAACGCATAACTG TTGAGGATGCATTGAATCATCCATTCTTGATAAGTCTCCATGAGATAAACGAGGAACCTGTTTGCGATTCTCCTTTCAACTTTGACTTTGAACAAGCATCTCTAAGCGAGGATGACATAAAGGAGCTCATATGGAACGAGGCTCTAAAGTTTGATCCTAATACAATGAAGTGA
- the LOC107796853 gene encoding enoyl-[acyl-carrier-protein] reductase, mitochondrial, whose product MATARIVSLKALVRGVLAWSPQSQFLLRSRTLTSTVRPYSAATSPPSKAVVYDQHGSPDIVTRVTELPPVEIKENDVCVRMLAAPINPSDINRIEGVYPVRPPMPAVGGYEGVGEVHTVGSAVKGLSTGDWVIPSPPSSGTWQTYVVKEQTVWHKIDKSTPMEYAATVTVNPLTALRMLEDFVTLKPGDTIVQNGATSMVGQCVIQLARLRGIHSVNIIRDRAGSDEAKENLKKLGADEVYTESQLEVKNVRGLLGNISEPALGFNCVGGNAASLVLKFLKQGGTMVTYGGMSKRPITVSTSSFIFKELALTGFWLQRWMSSDKAEECRSMINYLLGLCRDGKLKYELEVAPFDDFHSALEKAMGKRGSQPKQVLKF is encoded by the exons ATGGCGACGGCGAGGATCGTATCCCTCAAAGCCCTCGTACGCGGAGTTTTAGCATGGTCACCACAGTCGCAATTCCTCCTCCGTTCTCGTACTCTTACCTCCACCGTGCGACCTTATTCCGCCGCCACATCGCCGCCTTCTAAGGCCGTTGTCTACGATCAACACGGCTCTCCTGATATTGTCACTCG AGTAACGGAGCTTCCGCCGGTGGAAATTAAAGAGAATGACGTGTGTGTTAGAATGCTTGCGGCTCCGATCAATCCTTCTGATATTAATAGAATTGAAG GAGTTTATCCTGTCCGACCACCAATGCCTGCAGTTGGGGGATATGAAGGGGTTGGAGAAGTGCATACTGTTGGCTCTGCAGTTAAGGGTCTTTCCACTGGAGATTGGGTTATCCCTTCCCCACCTTCTTCAG GGACATGGCAGACCTATGTCGTAAAAGAACAAACTGTCTGGCATAAAATTGATAAAAGCACCCCGATGGAGTATGCTGCGACTGTTACTGTTAATCCTTTGACTGCCTTGAGAATGCTTGAGGACTTTGTGACACTAAAACCAG GGGACACTATTGTACAAAATGGTGCTACAAGCATGGTGGGGCAATGTGTTATTCAACTAGCTCGACTTCGTGGGATTCATAGCGTCAATATCATTAGAGACAG GGCAGGATCAGatgaagcaaaagaaaatctCAAGAAACTAGGTGCTGATGAAGTGTATACTGAAAGCCAACTGGAAGTGAAGAATGTCAGAGGTCTCCTG GGCAATATATCTGAACCTGCTTTGGGCTTTAACTGTGTTGGTGGCAATGCCGCTTCACTAGTCCTCAAATTCCTGAA GCAGGGTGGAACTATGGTTACATATGGGGGGATGTCAAAGAGACCTATAACTGTATCTACTTCATCTTTTATATTCAAG GAGCTTGCCTTGACAGGATTCTGGCTACAGAGGTGGATGAGTTCAGACAAAGCTGAAGAGTGCCGATCCATGATAAATTATCTTTTGGGCCTATGTCGTGATGGGAAATTGAAATATGA GTTGGAAGTGGCACCTTTTGATGATTTTCATTCAGCTCTTGAAAAGGCTATGGGGAAGCGAGGAAGTCAACCAAAACAAGTTCttaagttctaa